The DNA segment GGTGAATCCGCCTGCTGACCCTGGATCTGGTAGCATGTGTAAACATCTCCGCCGCTGCTGGAATCGGGGGTAACAACCTGTACTTCGTTGCTCCAGGCGGTGTTATTGTCGGTATTCTTTGTCTGTACAGCGTAGTAGTAGGTTTGGTCCCACTCAAGACCTGCGTCGGTGTAGGTTGTGTCGGAAATATTCGTTGTAGTTCTGACCGGACTGGCAGGAGGGTTGCCGGAGATCCCGGAGGAAGTTGATCTGTAAAGTTTGTATTCGGAGAAGTTGTTATCCGGGCACATGGTCCAGGATGCGGCAACGGAATTTGTGGTGTCCGAAGTGGCCGAAAGGGTGGAAGCGGTAGGATTTTCGCCCGGGCCAGCCGGGCTTTCATCGTCTCCGCAGGAGATCAAAAACACGACAGCCGTCAGGATGATAAATGGTATGAACCATTTTACTTTTTTCATTTGTGAAAATTCTCCTCTCAAAGTGATTCAATAAGTGTCTATTTCATAACACCGGAAAGAAATTAAAGTTCGAGCTGTTTCTTAAGCAGCTTCATGGCAAGATTTCTCAGATCGGGGTCTGATTTGTCATCAAGGTCGATGTTTATGGATATCCTTATAACAGGGCTACTGTCTGGTTCAGTAAATACTGGAGCCTTTTTAACCGGTTTTGGTGGTTTTTGAATGAAGTCCCCAGCGGGGAGTTCTGACAGATCGCAGAGAACCTTGAACGTAAGTATCATGTAAGCCGCGTCTGGATCTGAGCTACTGGTGTTGTTCCTGAAGAACTCCATCAACGCAGCGCCCTCCTGGTCCTCGGCATTGGAGTATTCAGCGAAAAGGGATCCATATGCCGCTTTCACTGCTTTTCCAAGGATAATGGGAGCCTGCTCGGGATCACGGGATTTATCCCATAGAACGGAGGGTTGTCCGTTATCATCGATGAAACCCAGGAAAAGAAGAAGTTTCAGGAGTCCTTCATCTACCTCCCGCTTGAAACCAAGGCCGATAAGGTAGTCATGATCAACCACTTTTGGTGGATTGGATTTGTATACTGTATTGAGTAGCAATTCGATGCTGCCGGGGTCATGCAAAATTGGGAATTCCATAATCAACCCTCTTTACTCTTAGTATGCTATTTTTTCATTATCCTATTTATAAGTCATCTGAACGGTTTCGGCTAGCGGATAATAAATCTGATTGACCTGGAATTTCCAGAATTCTCCATTGCTTCAGAAAGGCGTCACTCATCTTCGGGAACTACTTCTACTACAAGATTGTCGCCTTCTGACCAGAGAATACTCTCCGCCCTCGTGACATTCATCAGATCATCCTGAAGACTTTTGAGTCCGTTGAGGTCTTTTACCGTTGCTTTTATCTCAAGAGCTTTGACGGGAGCGGCCATGCTGAGTTTCTGCTCGCTCTTGAATTTTCTTGCCCGCTCGATAATCTGAAGGCTCATGTCACCATGTTTAAGAGCTTCTTCGTCCATATAGTCGGGATCAGGCCATGGTGCCAGATGAAGACTATCGTACCCCTCGTACTTTTTAAAGATTGCCTGGTAAAGTTCTTCCGTTACATGCACCAATACAGGGGCGAAAAGCCTTAGAGTACCGTAAAGCACACGGTGAAGGGCATACTGTGCCGATTGTTTTCCCGAGGTATCGTCATCGGAGTAAAGACGCTTTTTAACAATCTCAAGGTAATTATCACACAGGGTCTTCCAGAAAAAGTATTCAGCTTTATCCATCGCCACGGAATATTCGTACTTCTCCATCCCGGAAGTAGCCATACCGACAGCGATTGTGAAGCGGGAAAGTATCCACCTGTCGTAGGGTTTCAGGTCGGGTTCAAGTTCCGGATCGTAATCTTCCAGCCTGGACGCGGCAAATTTAATCGCATTCCAGAGTTTCGTTACAAGGCGTCTTCCATCACCAAGCACTTCCTGACTGAAAAGGACATCACTGCCAAGTTTAGAGCTGCATGACCAGTAGCGCAGTTCATCGGCGGAATACTGCTTAAGTGCCATAAGAGGATCTCCCGCTACGTTGCCCTTGCTTTTTGACATCTTCTCTCCGCTTGGATTGAGAGCATGCCCGCTCATCATGACGTTCTCCCAGGGAATACTGTCGGAATGCAGGTAAGCCTTTGTAATGGTGTAAAAAGCCCATGTGCGAATAATGTCATGTGCCTGCGGCCTGAGACTCATGGGCATGAAGCCTTTCCTCTCGTCGTTCTCTCCCCATTTGGCGTTTATCTGGGGCGTGAGGGAACTTGTTGCCCATGTGTCCATTACATCAGATTCGGGTTTGAATGAAGTGCATGCGCAGTTCGGACAGGGTTCTCCGGGTCTGTCCTCGAGAGGGTCTACCGGGAGGTCCTTCTTCCTCGCGAACGACGGTTCTCCGCACTCCTCGCAGTACCATACCGGGAATGGAACCCCATAGTAACGCTGTCTACTGATGCACCAGTCCCACTTCAGATTTTCCACCCAGTGGTCGAAGCGTACTTTAAAATGCTGTGGATACCAGTTAATCCTGTTGCCGCACCTGATGAGATCATCTTTTCGGTCAAGGATTCTTACGAACCACTGCCTGTTGACAAGGTATTCAAGAGGAGTACCGCACCGCTCGTGAACGTTAACGGTATGCTCAATATCCTTGCCGTCTTTCCTGAAGCCCTCTTCAATTAGTTTTTCAACAAGGATCTTACGTGCCTTCTTCCAGTACATTCCCTCGAGGAAACCAGCCCGGGCGTTCATATGACCCCTTTTGTCAAGCACTATTCTCAGGTCAAGGTCGTACTCCTGCCACCACTCAATATCGGTTGTATCGCCGAAAGTACAGCACATGACAATCCCGGTGCCCTTCTCCATATCGACTTTCGGGTCACCCATTATTTCTACTTCTTGGTTGAATATTGGAACAACTGCCTTTTTTCCGATAAGGTTGAAAAATCTTTGATCGGCCGGATTTACAAAAACGGCTACGCATGCTGGAAGAAGTTCCGGCCTTGTTGTCGCGATGGGTATGCTGCCGCTTCCATCCGCAAGTCTGAATTCGAGATCATGGAAAACGGCCGCGAATTCTTTATCTTCGGTTTCTGCCTGAGCCACGGCTGTCTGGCATCCGGGGCACCAGAGAGTGGGTGCTTCCTTCCTGTAAACGAATCCCTTTTCGTTGAGGTCAAGGAAGGACCTCTGGCTGATTCTCTGAACCCAGGGGTCTATTGTTGTATATAAAAGATCCCAATCGCATGAAAAACCGAATCTAGTCCAGAGATCACGGAACATTCCCTCAGCTTCTTTTGTCACTTCAAGGCAAAGTTCGACGAACTGACTTCTGGGCATGTCCTGAGCTTTTACATTTCTCTGCTCTTCGGTGAAGCGTTCGCTTGGAAGCCCGTTATCATCGAAACAGAAAGGATAAAAAACCTCCATCCCCTTCATTCTGTGGTATCTGGCCATAACCTCAGCCTGGACATAGCTGAATACATGCCCCATATGAATCTTGCCGGATACGGTGGGCGGGGGAGTGTCGATGGAGTATATCGGTTTGCCGGAATCACTATTGTATCTGAAGATACCCCGCTCATCCCAGAATTTCTGCCAGTGCGGTTCCGATTCCTTTGCATTGTAACGTTTAGATAACGCCACTTGATAGTCCTTTCGTATTTCCCAAAACATTTATTATCATATTACAGAGAGCCAGAAAGATAACCTTGACAGGACGCTCAAACAAGTGTTCGGGGGGGATACGTTTCCTCAGGATATTGAATATTGTTAACTAACCGGAATTGATGAGCTAAAAAAATTCGCGGTGGTTAGATATGTTCCCCTGACATTCTCAAGACGTTTGGAGGGTTATTGAACACACAGTCATCGGAATCCTCCGGAAGGATGATTAAATCCTTACTGCATGAAATAAGTGGAATCCTCAGCATCAGGGCTATAGCCAGCATTATAGACACTGAGATTACCGAGGTACGGAAGACGCTTGCAGAGCTTGAAAAAGCCGGGATCGTATGCATGAAGAGGGAGCACCATGTTGATGGATGGACTGTTCCCGTCAGAACTGGATCCGATGTAGAAAGACCCGATTCCGAGAAATGGCTTGAAAAGCTGTCTGAATATGTTCTCTTTTCCCCCGTGGTAACACTCCCGGAGATAATGACGGTTCTTGAAAAAGGAAAATCTTCTCCCAGAGACAGAGCATTCCTCCTGCTTGAAGCTATGCGGCAGGCTCAGGAAAATGGTGAGTTCAGGCTTCTTTCATACTTCATCAGGGAGATAATGCTTCCCGGGGAAAGTAGCCTGACGGCACAGGAAGCGGGGGAAGTCCTTACAGCCTTCGAACCCCGTAAACTGAGAGATTTTGACTTTAATACTGCTGCTGAATTCGTAGAACACTATTTCCCATTATTCAGTACGGATCTAGAGAAGGCAATGGCTCTGACTCGGATGGGAGAAATTGAATTGCTGGAGAACAGGCTGCCACGGGCTGAGGAACGTTTGAAGGAAGCTCTGGAGCTGAGCATGGAGATGAATACTGGAGACTGGATACCAGCGATATTGAGCGGATTGGCTGAAATTCCCAGAGATTTTGATGGAATGAAAGAGACCGCAGCAGTAATTGATATAGTGATAGACTGGCTGCCCGGGATAAGCGATAATGATATTATGGTAAGGATACTGGCCACGGCTGCGGCTGCTTTTGCCGAACTCAGGATGAACGCCGCAGCTGAGAAAACTATTCTTTCTGCCATGACCCATATCCCGATTGTTACGCTTAAGACACAACAGATTCTTGAATGGTGCAGGGCAAAGGTTCTGATTGCTTCCGGTAGAAAAAAGGCTGCCATTAGTGTGCTCCAGCGAGCGCTGTTGCTTGCTGAAAGCGTGAATGACCAGCTTGCTGTCATGGAGATACTGAACACAATTGTTTTCGAAATGAAAGAACGCCCAGGCTACACGGTAAGAAAACTCATCTCAATAATGCAGAGCGTTTCGCGGAGAGCTTCAACCAGAGGGAATATTTCTAATAGACTGTACGCTCTTGATCAAATGGTAGATATGTACGTCAGAACTTTGCAGTTCTCGAAGGCCTTCGATGCTGCAGAAAAGGTTGCCGAGATTATTGATTCATCAGATATGCTCGAGGATGAACCCCTGACGGCATGGTGTGAAGTTTATCTGAGTTTCCTTGGCAGGGATGAGAAGGCAATCGTCGGAGGAGATCTTCTTTTGCCGGGTACCGATGGTTTTCTGAGATCTCTTCTGGAAGGATCCTCCCCCGCGGGAGAGGCTGGGATAATTTCTGATTATCTTCTTGCTTCCCCCGGGAGCGATTCTACGATTTTCGCGTTGATTCTTGCCATGGAAGCTTTCGCCAGGCATTTCGATAAAGCTTCTTCGGTTATTGCAGCTGCCCTTGATTCATCCTACAGTAGTTTTCATGAGAACCCCTTTATGTCATGGGAACTCTGTATCAGCGGGATCCTTACCACAAAGGACAGACATGCAGACGATTTCTTCCAGTCAGCGCAGGTACTGGCCAGACAGCTGGACAGGCTTCTTCTTGTATGGCTGGTACTCCGCTGCAGGATAAAGCTGAATCCTGACAGGGATTTCAGGGAACGTGTCGAGATATCCCTTCTGCTGGTCGAGCTGGACGAGCATATTGCACAGCAGTTTCCCGGGGATACCAGAAACGAATTCATGGAAAGAACGGGCGCACGTCAGCGTCTTGAAAATCTGAGAATTTCGGCGGGATGTCCGGGAGGAACACTGAGGGATATCAGGGATTCACTTGCGCAGAAAATTGAAGACGAACCCATGGATGCATTCAGGGAAATCGGTAAAATATCAGGCAAAATCTCCTCCCGCTCGGAGATAAGCACCAGCCTGGAAACCCTTGGTATTCTTGTGAAAGCGGACAGGATTCTCGCCCTTAAGGTCAAAGGCTGCAATGTGAGCATAATTGAGGTTTATGGTACTGGCAGTTTGAAACTTCCCGGTATTGAGGTTGAGGAAAAAATTCTGAAGCTCCCGGAGGAGATAGTCTCAATTGACAATTTCGGAGAAAACCCCTTCGGCAGCAGAAGGTACCTGATCATTCCTACCGAAAAATCCGTTATCCCTGTCCGGACGGAAAGAAAACTGCACTCTCTGCATTCCCATCGTGGAAACTACCTGCTCATAGAAATGGGCTCGCCCTTTCACAATATCAGCGGAACGGTAGAATTCTTCGCCGAAAGCCTGTGCAGGCAGATAGGAACGGCCCTTCTTCTCCGAGATCGAGAATCCATGGCATATATAGATACACTAACCGGTTCGGACATCGGCTATTCATGGATGAAGCAGTTGGTTACACTGAATGATAATGATAATTCTATAGCTACTCCCCTTTCGGTGCTTCTCGTGGATGTGGACGGATTGAGGGAAATCAACAGGCTTTTCGGGTACAGGGTAGGAGATAAAACACTGAAAACAGTTGTTTCCACCATAAAGGGATTGATGCGCCCCGGCGATATAATAGGCAGATTCAGGGAAGATCTGTTCGGAGTTCTTCTTCCCGAAACGGGGGGCGAGAATACCATTAAAGTTGCTGAACGGATCTGTTCCGTTATCGCTGGCACCGAAATAAGGCCCGACAGGGTTCCCGTGACAGTCAGCATCGGGGCGTCCATTTCATCATCCTGTAAGGAAAACCCGGAGCTTACCGTTAACCGGGCGTATGCAGCCCTGAACCAGGGTAAGGTTCAGGGGGGCAACAAGGCAATTCTGTGGTCAGCTGCGGAAGATTTAAAAGAGTTCGATTCCAAGACGCTGAAGATCTTCAACACCGGCGATCCCGGCTGGGACCATTCCATTAGTATTACCATCATGGAACTGCTCACAACTGAAAGCCCCTCACTGGAAATGCTTGCGGAAAAACTGCGAGACGTTCTGCGGAGTGAATTTATCTTTATGGAGGATGACAAAGGAAACAGCTTCAGAATCGGCAGTAAAATCCTCAGAAGGATTCCTGATGAAATTCGTATGAATTCAACCAACAGGATAAAATCACATTCGGGAATACTTGGCAGATACGAAGTCCTTTCAGTGCGACTGCAATACGGAGGAAGGCTCGTTTCAGCATGGGACAACGTGGAGGGGATACCCGGCAGCCTGAAAAACATTTTCAGGGCTCTCGCCTCTCTTGCCAGCCTTCTTATTCGGGGAGGATCAGCAGTTACGGGGCATTCGCCTGAATTGCGGCCCTGAGAAATTTGCCCGTATGGGAAACTTCACTGTTAACCAGCTGGTCAGGTGTACCGGTTGCTATTATTTCTCCCCCCGCATCACCTCCGTCGGGTCCAAGGTCTATTATCCAGTTGGCGTTCTTTATGACATCAAGGTTGTGTTCGATGACAATTACAGTATTTCCAGCCCTGACAAGCCTTCCCAGCACCATAAGCAGTTTCTTCACATCATGGAAGTGGAGACCTGTTGTGGGTTCATCCAGAAGGTATACCGTGTGAGTTGACCCCGGACGTGAAAGTTCCCTTGCGAGCTTTATCCTCTGCGCTTCACCTCCGGACAAGGTTGTCGCCTGCTGGCCAAGCTTGATGTAGCCCAGCCCCACGTCGTCCAGCACTTTAAGAATGCGGTATATGGCCGGGATTCTTTCAAAATGGATAAGTGCTTCACTGACAGTTAGTTCAAGAACTTCAGCGATGTTCAGTCCA comes from the Candidatus Aegiribacteria sp. genome and includes:
- a CDS encoding fibronectin type III domain-containing protein yields the protein MKKVKWFIPFIILTAVVFLISCGDDESPAGPGENPTASTLSATSDTTNSVAASWTMCPDNNFSEYKLYRSTSSGISGNPPASPVRTTTNISDTTYTDAGLEWDQTYYYAVQTKNTDNNTAWSNEVQVVTPDSSSGGDVYTCYQIQGQQADSP
- a CDS encoding diguanylate cyclase, with amino-acid sequence MNTQSSESSGRMIKSLLHEISGILSIRAIASIIDTEITEVRKTLAELEKAGIVCMKREHHVDGWTVPVRTGSDVERPDSEKWLEKLSEYVLFSPVVTLPEIMTVLEKGKSSPRDRAFLLLEAMRQAQENGEFRLLSYFIREIMLPGESSLTAQEAGEVLTAFEPRKLRDFDFNTAAEFVEHYFPLFSTDLEKAMALTRMGEIELLENRLPRAEERLKEALELSMEMNTGDWIPAILSGLAEIPRDFDGMKETAAVIDIVIDWLPGISDNDIMVRILATAAAAFAELRMNAAAEKTILSAMTHIPIVTLKTQQILEWCRAKVLIASGRKKAAISVLQRALLLAESVNDQLAVMEILNTIVFEMKERPGYTVRKLISIMQSVSRRASTRGNISNRLYALDQMVDMYVRTLQFSKAFDAAEKVAEIIDSSDMLEDEPLTAWCEVYLSFLGRDEKAIVGGDLLLPGTDGFLRSLLEGSSPAGEAGIISDYLLASPGSDSTIFALILAMEAFARHFDKASSVIAAALDSSYSSFHENPFMSWELCISGILTTKDRHADDFFQSAQVLARQLDRLLLVWLVLRCRIKLNPDRDFRERVEISLLLVELDEHIAQQFPGDTRNEFMERTGARQRLENLRISAGCPGGTLRDIRDSLAQKIEDEPMDAFREIGKISGKISSRSEISTSLETLGILVKADRILALKVKGCNVSIIEVYGTGSLKLPGIEVEEKILKLPEEIVSIDNFGENPFGSRRYLIIPTEKSVIPVRTERKLHSLHSHRGNYLLIEMGSPFHNISGTVEFFAESLCRQIGTALLLRDRESMAYIDTLTGSDIGYSWMKQLVTLNDNDNSIATPLSVLLVDVDGLREINRLFGYRVGDKTLKTVVSTIKGLMRPGDIIGRFREDLFGVLLPETGGENTIKVAERICSVIAGTEIRPDRVPVTVSIGASISSSCKENPELTVNRAYAALNQGKVQGGNKAILWSAAEDLKEFDSKTLKIFNTGDPGWDHSISITIMELLTTESPSLEMLAEKLRDVLRSEFIFMEDDKGNSFRIGSKILRRIPDEIRMNSTNRIKSHSGILGRYEVLSVRLQYGGRLVSAWDNVEGIPGSLKNIFRALASLASLLIRGGSAVTGHSPELRP
- a CDS encoding DUF5343 domain-containing protein, which translates into the protein MEFPILHDPGSIELLLNTVYKSNPPKVVDHDYLIGLGFKREVDEGLLKLLLFLGFIDDNGQPSVLWDKSRDPEQAPIILGKAVKAAYGSLFAEYSNAEDQEGAALMEFFRNNTSSSDPDAAYMILTFKVLCDLSELPAGDFIQKPPKPVKKAPVFTEPDSSPVIRISINIDLDDKSDPDLRNLAMKLLKKQLEL
- a CDS encoding valine--tRNA ligase is translated as MALSKRYNAKESEPHWQKFWDERGIFRYNSDSGKPIYSIDTPPPTVSGKIHMGHVFSYVQAEVMARYHRMKGMEVFYPFCFDDNGLPSERFTEEQRNVKAQDMPRSQFVELCLEVTKEAEGMFRDLWTRFGFSCDWDLLYTTIDPWVQRISQRSFLDLNEKGFVYRKEAPTLWCPGCQTAVAQAETEDKEFAAVFHDLEFRLADGSGSIPIATTRPELLPACVAVFVNPADQRFFNLIGKKAVVPIFNQEVEIMGDPKVDMEKGTGIVMCCTFGDTTDIEWWQEYDLDLRIVLDKRGHMNARAGFLEGMYWKKARKILVEKLIEEGFRKDGKDIEHTVNVHERCGTPLEYLVNRQWFVRILDRKDDLIRCGNRINWYPQHFKVRFDHWVENLKWDWCISRQRYYGVPFPVWYCEECGEPSFARKKDLPVDPLEDRPGEPCPNCACTSFKPESDVMDTWATSSLTPQINAKWGENDERKGFMPMSLRPQAHDIIRTWAFYTITKAYLHSDSIPWENVMMSGHALNPSGEKMSKSKGNVAGDPLMALKQYSADELRYWSCSSKLGSDVLFSQEVLGDGRRLVTKLWNAIKFAASRLEDYDPELEPDLKPYDRWILSRFTIAVGMATSGMEKYEYSVAMDKAEYFFWKTLCDNYLEIVKKRLYSDDDTSGKQSAQYALHRVLYGTLRLFAPVLVHVTEELYQAIFKKYEGYDSLHLAPWPDPDYMDEEALKHGDMSLQIIERARKFKSEQKLSMAAPVKALEIKATVKDLNGLKSLQDDLMNVTRAESILWSEGDNLVVEVVPEDE